From one Methanobrevibacter woesei genomic stretch:
- a CDS encoding flavodoxin, producing MDLIAYFSISGNTKKVAEKLNSLVDADIFEIKAKKEYPTEYRSLVDVSKVEWEENQRPELAEDINIEEYDKLFLLYPNWFGTVPMVVATFLETHDFAGKTIQPICTNGGGGLGNSVSFIEELTDGEVFEGLGITSSQVDTCEDKLSKII from the coding sequence AGGAAATACAAAAAAAGTTGCAGAAAAATTGAATAGTTTAGTGGATGCAGATATTTTTGAAATTAAAGCTAAAAAAGAATATCCAACTGAATACAGAAGTCTTGTGGATGTAAGCAAGGTGGAATGGGAAGAAAACCAAAGACCAGAACTTGCAGAGGATATTAATATTGAAGAATATGATAAGCTATTCCTTTTATACCCAAATTGGTTTGGAACAGTTCCAATGGTTGTTGCAACTTTCCTTGAAACTCATGACTTTGCAGGAAAAACCATTCAACCTATCTGTACCAATGGTGGTGGAGGATTAGGAAATAGTGTTTCTTTTATTGAAGAATTAACTGATGGAGAAGTTTTTGAAGGTTTGGGCATTACTTCATCACAGGTTGATACTTGTGAAGATAAATTATCAAAAATAATCTAG
- a CDS encoding RpnC/YadD family protein, producing MKGKEHDAHFKNAFQINGPYLSSIINPEDEFGEIGPTEIISNKYNNYRADYTYFTKDKEYIINIEFQTNLPNSEDYFRFYIYASNLHINYKKKVKTIILCTENIKNETYVYNFGKGDYEFILKSLKNYNGDKKLKIIKKKVINNKEINNKDLAILLLIPYMNSVNIAETLFEKVCQITNNIKTDSLNKNILKASQITLLEKFIKHKSKQKEIMEIITMNSELLNEFIEEKYAEKIEETRQKAIKKGIKEGIEQGIEQGIEQGIEQGEEKIIKKLLKQGIPTETIQKATGKTLEQIEKLK from the coding sequence ATGAAAGGAAAAGAACATGATGCTCATTTTAAGAATGCATTTCAAATCAATGGCCCCTATTTAAGTAGCATTATAAATCCCGAAGACGAATTTGGAGAAATAGGCCCGACTGAAATAATAAGTAACAAGTATAACAATTATAGAGCAGATTATACCTACTTTACAAAAGATAAAGAATATATAATAAATATTGAATTTCAAACCAATCTGCCCAACTCTGAAGATTATTTCAGATTTTACATTTATGCCTCCAATTTACACATTAATTATAAAAAGAAAGTTAAAACAATAATATTGTGTACTGAAAACATTAAAAATGAAACATATGTTTATAATTTTGGAAAAGGAGATTATGAATTCATTTTAAAATCACTGAAAAATTACAATGGAGACAAAAAATTAAAAATAATTAAAAAGAAAGTTATAAACAATAAGGAAATAAACAATAAAGATTTAGCTATTTTATTATTAATCCCCTACATGAACAGTGTTAACATAGCTGAAACATTATTCGAAAAAGTATGTCAAATAACAAACAATATCAAAACTGATTCGCTAAATAAAAACATATTAAAAGCATCACAAATAACATTGCTAGAAAAATTCATTAAACACAAATCTAAACAAAAGGAAATAATGGAGATAATTACAATGAATAGTGAATTATTAAATGAATTTATTGAAGAGAAATATGCAGAAAAAATAGAAGAAACACGCCAAAAAGCAATCAAAAAAGGAATTAAAGAAGGAATAGAACAAGGCATAGAGCAAGGCATAGAGCAAGGCATAGAACAAGGAGAAGAAAAAATAATAAAAAAACTGTTAAAACAAGGAATTCCAACTGAAACAATACAAAAAGCAACTGGAAAAACACTAGAGCAAATAGAAAAATTAAAATGA
- a CDS encoding ABC transporter permease — MLELKKIKWMIKKEFIVLKRHPSRLVSILAFPIIMILLFGYGMGGDLTNLPVVVVAQDDGVLTNATLEAVKSTDTFHVEDITTDVNTAKEKVDSGEVKAAIILPKEFDNFTTDQSKAATLYLDSSDQMASQVIIPVAQQLFAKVSAMAGEYSTAMGSSAGTMTTSITTENATVEPSISNSIEDVQESITLHINKIFGEIKYIDFLVPAVLGMTVMMSCMMGMGSSVAGERETGELARLFMTPTSVATVLAGKIAGKLSVEFMRTLVLLFAAIVLFGVTIKGGIINTIIVLFIGALCFVGFGIMLSSRASTQEDYTQLVMPFCMPMMFVSGVFYPIETMPWIFQKIAYIFPLTYLNDAMRGVMIKGLGLGDIWLDLLVLIGFTIVFFIVGVKRFNRDV; from the coding sequence ATGCTAGAGCTTAAAAAAATTAAATGGATGATTAAAAAAGAGTTTATTGTATTAAAAAGACATCCATCTCGTTTAGTTTCAATCTTAGCTTTTCCTATTATTATGATTCTTTTATTTGGTTATGGTATGGGGGGAGATTTAACTAATTTGCCTGTGGTTGTTGTAGCTCAAGATGATGGTGTATTAACAAATGCAACCTTAGAAGCAGTAAAATCAACGGATACATTTCATGTTGAGGATATAACTACGGATGTTAATACTGCTAAAGAAAAAGTTGACTCTGGTGAAGTCAAAGCAGCTATTATACTGCCAAAGGAATTTGATAATTTTACAACAGACCAATCGAAGGCAGCAACATTATATTTAGATTCTTCTGATCAGATGGCATCTCAAGTAATCATTCCAGTTGCTCAGCAATTATTCGCAAAAGTATCTGCAATGGCTGGAGAGTATTCCACAGCTATGGGTTCCTCAGCAGGTACAATGACCACTTCAATAACTACTGAAAATGCCACAGTCGAACCATCTATTTCTAATTCAATAGAAGATGTTCAGGAAAGTATAACTTTACACATTAACAAGATTTTCGGTGAAATTAAGTATATTGATTTCCTAGTTCCTGCTGTTTTAGGAATGACTGTTATGATGTCCTGTATGATGGGTATGGGATCTTCAGTAGCTGGAGAGCGTGAAACTGGGGAACTTGCAAGATTATTCATGACTCCAACTTCTGTTGCTACAGTGCTTGCAGGAAAAATAGCGGGTAAATTATCAGTTGAATTTATGAGAACACTGGTTCTTTTATTTGCAGCTATTGTTCTATTTGGAGTAACTATAAAAGGAGGAATTATAAATACAATTATCGTTCTTTTCATAGGTGCTTTATGTTTCGTTGGTTTCGGAATTATGCTGTCTTCAAGAGCATCAACACAAGAGGATTACACTCAGTTAGTAATGCCCTTCTGTATGCCGATGATGTTTGTTTCAGGAGTATTTTACCCAATTGAAACAATGCCTTGGATTTTCCAAAAAATAGCTTATATCTTCCCACTTACATATTTAAATGATGCAATGAGGGGAGTCATGATTAAAGGTTTAGGATTAGGAGATATTTGGTTAGATTTATTAGTTTTAATAGGTTTTACTATAGTATTCTTCATAGTTGGTGTTAAAAGATTTAATAGGGATGTATAA
- a CDS encoding ATP-binding cassette domain-containing protein, protein MKYAIETNNLTKRYKNFTAVNSLNLTVPNKTIFGMLGPNGAGKTTTIKMLTCLIQPTEGTATVGGYDIKKNPNEVRNLLGMVPQQVSLYKDLTVFENAELCADFYGVDEDVKYDRINDLMELVDIKYAKDKRIGQLSGGQKQKASLVASLVHRPDILFLDEPTIGLDPTTKRILWDLITDLNDSGHTIILCSHDMHEVDMLCDNVGIINTGNLVAYDSPQGLKDSLLKLEKEEYENNIVSALSDINVNGENEIKYRKMSFILNNSSENILKAIGENEHVHEMDVSDNGRITLAIDNFNDNAVNSVIKTISHNDGVITSISTEEPSLEDVFIRTTSEVDEDARA, encoded by the coding sequence ATGAAATATGCTATTGAAACTAATAATCTAACTAAAAGATATAAAAATTTTACAGCAGTTAACTCCTTGAACTTAACAGTCCCTAATAAGACTATTTTTGGAATGTTGGGTCCTAATGGTGCGGGTAAAACAACAACAATTAAAATGTTAACTTGTTTAATCCAGCCAACTGAAGGAACAGCTACTGTTGGAGGTTATGATATTAAAAAGAACCCTAATGAAGTTAGAAATCTTTTAGGAATGGTTCCTCAGCAAGTAAGTCTTTATAAAGATTTAACTGTTTTTGAAAATGCAGAGTTATGTGCTGATTTTTATGGAGTGGATGAGGATGTTAAATATGACAGAATTAATGATTTAATGGAACTTGTTGACATTAAATATGCAAAAGATAAGAGAATTGGGCAATTGTCTGGTGGACAGAAACAGAAAGCTTCTCTAGTTGCAAGTTTAGTTCACAGGCCCGATATACTGTTTTTAGATGAGCCTACTATTGGTCTTGATCCAACTACAAAAAGGATATTATGGGATTTAATCACTGACTTAAATGATAGTGGTCATACAATTATTCTATGTTCCCATGATATGCATGAGGTTGATATGCTTTGTGATAATGTTGGAATTATCAATACAGGTAATTTAGTTGCTTATGACAGTCCTCAAGGTCTTAAAGATAGCTTACTTAAACTTGAAAAAGAAGAGTATGAAAATAACATTGTTTCAGCTCTTAGTGATATTAATGTTAATGGAGAAAATGAAATTAAATATAGAAAGATGTCATTTATCCTTAATAATTCATCAGAGAATATTTTAAAAGCTATTGGGGAAAATGAACATGTTCATGAAATGGATGTTTCAGATAATGGAAGAATTACATTAGCTATTGATAATTTCAATGATAATGCTGTTAATAGTGTTATTAAAACTATTTCACATAATGATGGTGTAATAACTTCTATTTCTACTGAAGAACCTTCATTAGAGGATGTATTTATAAGAACTACTTCAGAGGTTGATGAAGATGCTAGAGCTTAA
- a CDS encoding alpha/beta hydrolase, with protein sequence MVLFRGDIKSKSLQGRTSISIVLPADNIHFLRGEEEVVEKPYKTVYLLHGLFGSDDIYLANTNIQKFAEDNNIAVVIPSCGNSFYVDKVESHELYAQYVGEELVEFTRSIFPLSHKKEDTAIAGFSMGGYGALKLGLKYNNTFGHIGAISAALITEDVLNWKSGEKYLLRSREFAESCFGDLDKIKNSDNDPKFLIDKLIDNKMNVPSIFMAIGEDDFLLEFNKDYYSYLKEKNINPTFKIDSGEHTWEFCDEHIKEFIRWLNF encoded by the coding sequence ATGGTTCTATTTAGAGGAGATATTAAATCTAAATCTTTACAGGGAAGGACCTCAATTAGTATTGTTCTTCCAGCAGACAATATTCATTTCCTTAGAGGCGAAGAAGAGGTTGTTGAAAAGCCATATAAGACAGTATACTTATTGCATGGGCTTTTTGGAAGTGATGACATCTACTTAGCAAATACTAACATTCAAAAATTTGCTGAAGATAATAATATTGCTGTTGTAATTCCTTCTTGTGGCAATTCATTTTATGTTGATAAAGTTGAATCACATGAACTTTATGCACAATATGTAGGTGAAGAATTGGTTGAATTTACAAGAAGTATTTTTCCATTATCTCATAAAAAAGAAGATACTGCTATTGCAGGTTTTTCAATGGGTGGATATGGAGCACTTAAATTAGGTCTGAAATATAACAATACTTTTGGCCATATTGGGGCGATTTCAGCAGCATTAATTACTGAAGATGTTTTAAACTGGAAATCTGGAGAAAAATATCTTTTAAGATCTCGTGAATTCGCTGAATCTTGCTTTGGTGATTTAGATAAAATTAAAAATAGTGACAATGATCCTAAATTTCTTATTGATAAATTAATTGATAACAAAATGAATGTTCCAAGTATATTCATGGCAATTGGTGAAGATGACTTTTTACTGGAATTTAATAAAGATTATTATAGCTATTTAAAAGAAAAAAATATTAATCCAACTTTTAAAATAGATTCTGGTGAACATACATGGGAATTTTGTGATGAACATATCAAAGAATTTATTAGATGGTTAAATTTTTAA